One window of the Anguilla rostrata isolate EN2019 chromosome 13, ASM1855537v3, whole genome shotgun sequence genome contains the following:
- the pfdn4 gene encoding prefoldin subunit 4 produces the protein MATTVKTVAVEDVNVTFEDQQKINKFARSTNRMTELKDEIEAKKKSLQNLEDAGDDIMMLDDDALRIPYQIGDVFISHTQEETQDMLEAAKESLKDEIKGLEGQVSSIQEVLSDLKVQLYAKFGNNINLEADDS, from the exons ATGGCTACCACCGTGAAGACAGTG GCGGTTGAAGATGTCAATGTTACGTTTGAAGACCAGCAGAAGATAAACAAGTTTGCAAGAAGCACGAACCGGATGACTGAACTGAAAGATGAAATAGAAGCCAAAAAA AAATCTCTACAGAATTTGGAGGACGCCGGTGATGACATTATGATGCTGGATGATGATGCCTTACGGATTCCTTACCAAATCGGGGATGTCTTCATTAGTCACACCCAAGAAGAAACGCAAGACATGTTAGAAGCTGCAAAG GAGTCACTGAAAGATGAGATAAAGGGGCTTGAGGGCCAGGTCTCCTCAATACAGGAAGTCTTATCTGATCTGAAGGTTCAGCTCTACGCCAAGTTTGGGAACAACATAAACCTGGAGGCAGATGACAGCTGA